Proteins from a single region of Pelagicoccus enzymogenes:
- a CDS encoding IS110 family transposase: MAFSEDARIVRTGGHRSERVSSEINLRPEPSLSELSAEQRSLEATWLGYQTVERARHQRRELTSTRQIQAMNPTEYDIIAIDISKDTLEALSDKRSFSVSNKADALSELTDHIATFKTPLAVFEATGGYERILMQQLLAKGLPFARVNPARVRHYAKSEGVKAKTDPIDARMIRNFAKEKNIRPQTPPCEKRQQLAALLDRRSHLSEQLSREKNRRQNSDPLIHPSIERMIAIVQNELETIEEDIRELVQSDAKMRSQQGIALSVCGVGEVTAWTLLAHLSEIESLNRNQIVALAGIAPFNDDSGKTKKKRRIQEGRAKVRRCLYMATKTAAVHNEVIRPYVQKLRDKGKPYKCAIVAGMRKMLIHIQSLFKKLNLQLAQ; the protein is encoded by the coding sequence ATGGCATTTTCAGAGGATGCCAGGATCGTTCGAACCGGCGGCCACCGGTCCGAACGCGTTTCGAGTGAGATCAATCTGCGTCCGGAGCCCTCATTGAGCGAGCTCAGCGCTGAGCAGCGATCCCTCGAAGCGACCTGGCTTGGATATCAAACAGTTGAAAGAGCCCGTCATCAAAGACGCGAGCTCACCTCTACAAGACAGATACAAGCCATGAATCCCACCGAATACGACATTATCGCAATCGACATATCGAAAGATACACTTGAAGCGCTCAGCGACAAGCGAAGTTTCAGCGTATCCAACAAAGCAGACGCCCTTAGCGAGCTGACCGACCACATCGCCACCTTCAAGACGCCCTTGGCCGTCTTCGAGGCGACCGGCGGATACGAGCGAATCCTCATGCAGCAACTCCTCGCCAAGGGCCTCCCCTTCGCCAGGGTCAACCCGGCTCGAGTGCGACACTACGCCAAGAGCGAGGGGGTCAAGGCAAAGACCGACCCCATCGACGCGCGCATGATTCGCAACTTCGCGAAAGAGAAGAACATACGACCCCAAACGCCTCCCTGCGAAAAACGCCAGCAGCTCGCCGCCCTGCTCGACCGCAGAAGCCATCTGAGCGAACAGCTAAGCCGCGAGAAAAACCGGCGGCAAAACAGCGATCCTCTCATCCACCCATCCATCGAGCGCATGATCGCGATCGTGCAGAACGAGCTTGAGACGATCGAAGAGGACATCAGGGAGCTCGTCCAAAGCGACGCGAAGATGCGCTCCCAGCAAGGCATCGCCCTCTCGGTCTGCGGCGTGGGCGAAGTCACGGCTTGGACCCTGCTCGCGCACCTCAGCGAGATCGAGTCCCTCAACAGGAACCAGATCGTCGCCTTGGCTGGAATCGCCCCCTTCAACGACGACAGCGGAAAGACCAAGAAGAAAAGACGCATCCAAGAGGGTAGAGCCAAAGTCAGACGGTGCCTCTACATGGCGACCAAAACTGCTGCGGTGCACAACGAAGTGATAAGACCTTACGTCCAGAAGCTCAGGGACAAGGGCAAGCCGTACAAGTGCGCCATCGTCGCTGGAATGAGGAAGATGCTCATACACATACAAAGCCTGTTCAAAAAACTTAACTTACAGCTTGCTCAGTGA
- the vapB gene encoding type II toxin-antitoxin system antitoxin VapB, translated as MKAAKIFMNGRSQAVRLPKEFRFEGKSVFLKRVGKSVVIVPEQGGWESFREGACDFGEDFLAERNQPEAFDERESF; from the coding sequence ATGAAAGCAGCTAAGATCTTCATGAACGGCCGTAGTCAAGCGGTTCGTCTACCCAAGGAATTTCGCTTCGAGGGTAAAAGCGTTTTTCTGAAGCGAGTCGGCAAGTCTGTTGTTATCGTGCCTGAGCAGGGAGGTTGGGAATCGTTCCGAGAGGGCGCTTGCGATTTCGGTGAGGATTTCCTAGCCGAGCGCAACCAACCTGAGGCGTTTGATGAGAGGGAATCGTTTTGA
- the vapC gene encoding type II toxin-antitoxin system tRNA(fMet)-specific endonuclease VapC, producing the protein MKYLLDTNICIYTIRHRPEEVFRRVEACRIGDIGISSMTYSELCYGVSKSQVVRRNRAALERFVAPLEILEFGVEAALAYGEVRAALEKKGSPIGPMDLLIGAHALAAGCVLVTNNTREFERIPELKVEDWVAAG; encoded by the coding sequence TTGAAGTATCTGTTGGATACGAACATTTGCATCTACACTATCAGGCACCGCCCAGAGGAGGTCTTTCGCCGCGTCGAGGCATGCCGTATTGGTGATATCGGCATCTCCTCCATGACCTATTCCGAATTGTGCTACGGCGTATCCAAGAGTCAGGTCGTGAGAAGAAACCGCGCGGCTCTCGAACGGTTCGTTGCTCCTCTGGAGATTTTGGAATTTGGAGTGGAGGCAGCTTTGGCGTATGGAGAGGTTCGAGCTGCGCTAGAAAAAAAGGGGTCACCCATTGGTCCGATGGATCTTCTGATTGGGGCCCATGCCTTGGCTGCCGGCTGCGTTCTTGTCACCAACAACACCCGTGAATTCGAACGAATTCCTGAATTGAAAGTAGAAGATTGGGTAGCGGCTGGTTAA
- a CDS encoding ATP-binding protein — protein MYLDLERPSDLRKLEEADACLERYAAEMVCLDEVQRVPELFATLRSLIDDNRKPGRFFLLGSASRDLIRQSSETLAGRVGFLELTPLLVDEVGSDDLDRLWVRGGFPDSFLARTEEASFDWRFDFIASFLERDLPQLGFNYPAENMRRFWTMCAHMHGQAFNASQLGSSLGVSHHTARSYAELLSQSFALRLLRPFEANVKKRLVKTPKLYVRDSGVLHALLSIDDFDALFGHPIMGASWEGFVVESILPRLKPAVEASYYRSASGDEIDLVLSRGDKRIAIECKASKAPKLTAGSKRSMDVVQAERAYVVAPVDERYLVGDGWTALPIGALLIELRELGYLAY, from the coding sequence TTGTATCTCGATTTGGAGCGTCCGTCCGACTTGAGAAAACTCGAGGAAGCCGATGCTTGTTTGGAGCGTTACGCCGCTGAAATGGTATGCCTCGACGAGGTGCAGCGCGTTCCGGAGTTGTTCGCGACCTTGCGTAGCTTGATCGATGACAATCGCAAGCCCGGCAGGTTCTTCTTGCTTGGTTCGGCTTCGAGGGATCTGATTCGCCAGTCCTCGGAGACGCTCGCAGGTCGGGTCGGTTTCCTCGAGCTGACGCCGCTCCTGGTCGATGAGGTCGGAAGCGACGATCTCGATCGTCTCTGGGTTCGGGGAGGGTTCCCCGATAGCTTTCTCGCTCGCACGGAAGAAGCCAGCTTTGATTGGCGATTTGATTTTATTGCGTCCTTTCTGGAGCGCGATTTGCCGCAGCTGGGTTTCAACTACCCTGCGGAGAACATGCGTCGCTTTTGGACGATGTGCGCCCACATGCACGGTCAGGCCTTCAATGCTTCTCAGCTGGGGTCTTCTCTGGGCGTTTCTCACCACACGGCTCGAAGCTATGCTGAGCTGCTTTCGCAGAGCTTCGCCTTGCGCTTGTTGCGTCCGTTCGAGGCCAACGTGAAAAAGCGTCTGGTCAAAACGCCTAAGCTCTACGTGCGCGATTCGGGGGTTCTGCATGCTTTGTTGTCTATCGACGACTTCGACGCGCTTTTTGGGCACCCGATCATGGGAGCGTCGTGGGAGGGGTTTGTTGTCGAGTCGATACTGCCTCGCCTAAAGCCTGCCGTGGAAGCTTCCTACTACCGTTCAGCGAGCGGCGACGAAATCGACCTCGTGCTTTCTCGAGGAGACAAGCGTATTGCGATCGAGTGCAAGGCGTCGAAGGCACCCAAGCTGACAGCAGGGAGCAAGCGATCAATGGATGTGGTGCAAGCAGAGCGGGCCTATGTCGTGGCTCCGGTAGACGAGCGATATCTCGTTGGCGACGGTTGGACGGCTTTGCCGATCGGAGCCCTGCTGATTGAGTTGCGGGAGCTTGGATATCTAGCCTATTGA
- a CDS encoding formyltransferase family protein, protein MPKNRKLGFVTCVELGLECMKAIYDAGATLDIAITLKDNMAKSKSGRVYIDAFCEERSIPITKIRNINDPESIQAIKDAEIDWLFIIGWSQIAKPEILNAPNLGCIGIHPTLLPQGRGRAAIPWAILKGLEKTGVTLFKLDEGVDTGPIIDQWEIPLSEETDARMLYEQATKAHYAVLSRILPLLIDGTAELTPQDNRLATEWPGRKPEDGRIDASMTCKQAHALVRAVTHPYPGAFYDSAEGRTIIWKASLERTSPSDKELKLSDGSLFCTVWERCD, encoded by the coding sequence ATGCCAAAAAACCGAAAGTTAGGATTCGTCACTTGCGTCGAGCTCGGACTCGAGTGCATGAAGGCCATTTACGATGCGGGAGCGACTCTAGATATCGCCATCACGCTCAAAGACAACATGGCGAAGAGCAAGTCAGGCCGCGTCTACATCGACGCATTCTGCGAGGAACGTTCGATTCCGATCACCAAAATTCGGAATATAAATGATCCGGAATCGATACAAGCGATCAAGGACGCAGAGATTGACTGGCTCTTCATCATCGGTTGGTCGCAAATCGCTAAGCCCGAGATCCTCAACGCTCCAAACCTGGGTTGTATCGGCATTCATCCTACACTCCTACCACAGGGGCGCGGTCGAGCTGCCATCCCTTGGGCTATTCTCAAGGGCCTAGAAAAGACCGGCGTCACGCTTTTCAAGCTCGACGAAGGCGTCGATACCGGGCCCATCATCGACCAGTGGGAGATCCCACTCTCCGAGGAAACCGATGCACGCATGCTCTACGAACAAGCGACTAAAGCCCACTATGCCGTTCTGAGTCGCATCCTGCCACTGCTCATTGACGGAACCGCTGAGCTCACGCCTCAAGACAACCGACTCGCCACCGAGTGGCCCGGTCGAAAACCTGAAGACGGAAGAATCGACGCTTCGATGACCTGCAAGCAAGCTCACGCTCTCGTTCGTGCCGTCACCCACCCCTACCCAGGAGCGTTCTACGACTCCGCCGAGGGAAGAACCATCATCTGGAAAGCCTCCTTGGAACGAACCTCTCCAAGTGACAAAGAGCTAAAGCTATCCGACGGCTCCCTATTCTGCACTGTTTGGGAGCGATGCGACTAA
- a CDS encoding sugar transferase, which produces MKIYGNYLKRLGDILFALCAIIILAPIILLTAIAIYIEDGSPAIFRQKRVGLNGREFTIFKFRSMPNGTGDVSSREAKKLRITKVGRFIRRTNLDELPQLFNILCGTMSLIGPRPALASQIELVKSRTEAGVYDIRPGLTGLAQVNSYENMPEGEKVKWDAKYRNELSLMMDLKIVLRTFGYVLKPPPAY; this is translated from the coding sequence ATGAAGATCTACGGCAACTACTTGAAACGCCTAGGCGACATTCTATTCGCCCTGTGCGCCATAATCATACTCGCGCCGATTATCTTGCTCACGGCAATCGCGATCTACATCGAGGACGGTTCACCCGCTATCTTTCGACAAAAGCGCGTCGGCTTAAACGGCAGGGAATTCACCATTTTCAAGTTCCGCAGCATGCCCAACGGCACTGGGGATGTCTCCTCTCGAGAAGCGAAGAAGCTTCGAATCACAAAAGTCGGGCGATTCATCCGCCGGACGAACCTCGACGAGCTTCCACAGCTCTTCAACATCCTTTGCGGGACCATGTCCCTGATAGGTCCTCGTCCAGCTCTCGCCAGCCAAATCGAGTTGGTCAAATCGCGAACTGAAGCTGGTGTCTACGATATTCGACCCGGCCTAACAGGGCTAGCCCAAGTGAACTCGTACGAAAACATGCCTGAGGGCGAAAAGGTGAAGTGGGACGCCAAATACCGAAACGAATTATCATTGATGATGGACTTGAAAATTGTTCTCCGAACTTTCGGATACGTACTAAAACCACCGCCAGCCTACTGA
- a CDS encoding PIG-L deacetylase family protein → MNSVLIVVAHPDDETLGCGATAAALSAKGIPVRSCILSGNAAARKGHPGQSELIDDTHKAHDILGMPAPIWGDFPNIKLNTVPHLDLVQFIEAAIEETQADTIFTHHPSDLNNDHLHVSRACQAAARLCQRRPNVPQLTALHFMEILSSTDWSFPTAAPAFFANSYFPVSGFLDKKIAAMKAYRGVMRPYPHPRSEEAIKAQAALRGAESGLGPCEAFQTVFSVIS, encoded by the coding sequence ATGAATTCCGTACTGATAGTAGTAGCTCACCCTGACGACGAAACCCTCGGCTGCGGCGCGACCGCTGCAGCATTGAGCGCGAAAGGCATTCCAGTACGGAGCTGCATTCTGTCTGGCAACGCAGCCGCACGCAAAGGGCATCCCGGTCAATCGGAACTCATCGACGACACCCACAAAGCTCACGACATCCTAGGCATGCCCGCGCCCATCTGGGGCGACTTTCCAAACATCAAGCTGAACACCGTTCCGCACCTCGACCTCGTACAATTCATCGAAGCTGCCATCGAGGAGACTCAAGCGGACACAATCTTCACGCACCACCCAAGCGATCTGAACAACGACCATCTGCACGTCTCGCGGGCCTGCCAAGCCGCAGCGAGACTCTGCCAACGCCGACCAAACGTTCCCCAGCTCACGGCATTGCACTTTATGGAAATCCTATCCTCCACGGATTGGAGCTTTCCCACAGCAGCTCCAGCGTTTTTCGCAAATTCATACTTTCCCGTTTCCGGTTTCCTCGACAAAAAGATCGCCGCAATGAAAGCCTACCGAGGCGTAATGCGCCCCTACCCTCACCCACGCTCGGAGGAGGCCATCAAGGCACAAGCGGCTCTGAGGGGAGCCGAATCAGGTTTAGGCCCATGCGAGGCATTCCAAACTGTTTTTTCCGTCATTTCATGA
- a CDS encoding NAD-dependent epimerase/dehydratase family protein, producing MTTDDNASMPCILVTGATGFLGTNLIKSFIGKGYKLRCTHRTPAPPSESSTELEWIRITDSCSQEAWEKLLLGVDYVIHLAALAHQIGDTELTEKDYMQANAIPSEAIAKAAKQAKVKRLVFISSIAAIKSESSSVIDSDTPEAPSTPYGKSKLEAERLIESALQGQDHTDWVALRPTLIYGPGNPGNMQRIARLISIPIPLPFGAFKNKRSFLYVENLISAIESCLTCSSVSKKCYIVCDDQSVSTAGLVKEIAAARGQKKAIFTPPAWTLKAIVSMGDFAKSHLNISTGVDSYSLDKLQSSLQACNASFKADASWSPPFTLSEGIAKTFQKTDS from the coding sequence ATGACAACAGACGACAACGCCTCGATGCCCTGCATTCTCGTCACCGGAGCTACGGGCTTTCTAGGAACAAACCTCATCAAGTCATTCATCGGAAAAGGTTACAAACTACGATGCACCCATAGGACACCAGCACCTCCATCCGAAAGCTCGACTGAGCTAGAATGGATACGTATAACTGATTCCTGCTCACAAGAGGCTTGGGAAAAGCTCCTCTTAGGAGTCGACTATGTAATCCATCTCGCGGCGCTTGCACACCAAATTGGAGACACTGAGCTGACGGAAAAGGACTATATGCAGGCCAATGCAATTCCTTCGGAGGCGATTGCCAAAGCAGCGAAACAAGCCAAGGTGAAACGCTTGGTTTTCATTAGCTCGATCGCCGCGATCAAATCCGAAAGTTCCAGCGTCATTGACTCAGATACCCCAGAGGCTCCATCAACGCCCTACGGCAAGAGCAAGCTGGAAGCAGAAAGGCTCATAGAAAGCGCCTTACAAGGGCAGGACCACACTGATTGGGTAGCCCTAAGACCGACTCTCATCTACGGCCCTGGAAACCCTGGAAACATGCAACGCATCGCAAGGCTAATCAGCATTCCCATTCCACTGCCTTTCGGAGCCTTCAAGAACAAGCGCTCATTTCTGTATGTTGAGAACCTAATCAGTGCCATCGAATCCTGCCTCACATGCTCATCCGTATCCAAAAAGTGCTACATCGTTTGCGACGACCAGAGCGTTTCTACCGCTGGACTGGTAAAGGAAATCGCAGCTGCCAGAGGCCAAAAGAAGGCAATCTTCACTCCGCCTGCTTGGACCCTAAAAGCCATCGTTTCGATGGGCGACTTTGCCAAATCCCACCTCAATATATCAACAGGTGTCGACTCCTATTCCCTCGACAAACTTCAGTCCTCGCTGCAAGCGTGCAACGCGTCTTTTAAAGCAGATGCCTCCTGGAGCCCCCCATTCACTCTCAGCGAGGGCATAGCGAAAACATTTCAAAAAACAGACTCATGA
- a CDS encoding heparinase II/III family protein has translation MKLLSFGLLYWRTLRHLKRAQWFALFALKLKRSHKAKAYAPKLTPLAGKWLSGPNTPGEFTAPNSFRFLNTSSDVEFANGWKVANATALWEYNLHYFHYINSLEVPAAQCLRLIESWVNDCKSGTAWAPYPTSLRIVNWIRFHNERSELPEHLLRNLTQQVEHLSQNTERHLLANHYFANGKALFIAGLFFQNERSEKWFHDGLSIIESELDEQFLEDGGHFERSPMYQRILTLDLFELVNASNGYPGRIPQRTVERIQEVAKRALRWMSGLRHPDGAYPLFGDSAYGIPPSDQEIFRFAGELAIELPAQKSETRLLHFEASGFARAEAGNFCLLADIGEIRASYQPGHAHADSLGFELSVGQKRILVDTGVDRYESGRERTSQRSTAAHNCLSINHQNSQEVWSSFRVARRARTSRIIAQTEGEEIIIHAQHDGYEKQNLAGPHSREWRLSPQALEITDTVTLNHPSSVSIFFIIHSDFIAKTRRDVIELFHKDSLSTKAASINFDPKMSALAEPCSICHQFGISQEGTRIELQCKTVGSFKHTTSIAIEQ, from the coding sequence ATGAAACTGCTTTCCTTTGGGCTTCTTTACTGGCGGACGCTACGACACCTCAAACGCGCCCAATGGTTTGCTCTTTTCGCTCTTAAACTGAAGAGGTCCCACAAGGCAAAAGCCTACGCACCCAAACTCACCCCACTGGCAGGTAAATGGCTGTCCGGCCCCAATACACCGGGAGAGTTTACAGCCCCTAACTCGTTTCGATTTCTCAATACCAGTTCCGATGTTGAGTTCGCTAACGGTTGGAAGGTAGCCAACGCCACTGCTCTCTGGGAGTACAACCTCCACTACTTCCACTACATCAACTCCCTCGAAGTACCAGCCGCCCAATGCCTAAGGCTCATAGAGAGCTGGGTAAACGATTGCAAGTCAGGCACCGCCTGGGCACCGTATCCGACAAGCTTGCGCATCGTTAACTGGATACGTTTCCACAACGAGAGAAGCGAACTCCCCGAACACTTGTTGCGGAACCTGACCCAACAGGTTGAGCACCTTTCGCAAAACACCGAGCGCCACCTTCTAGCAAACCACTATTTCGCCAACGGGAAGGCACTTTTCATCGCAGGACTGTTCTTTCAAAATGAAAGATCCGAGAAATGGTTCCATGACGGGCTCTCCATCATAGAGTCGGAACTTGACGAGCAGTTCCTAGAAGATGGAGGACACTTCGAGCGAAGCCCGATGTACCAACGCATCCTGACACTTGATCTCTTCGAACTAGTCAACGCCTCGAACGGCTACCCTGGCAGAATCCCTCAGCGGACCGTAGAAAGAATCCAAGAAGTCGCAAAAAGAGCGCTCCGCTGGATGAGTGGACTCAGACACCCCGACGGAGCCTATCCTCTTTTCGGTGACAGTGCCTACGGCATTCCGCCTTCCGACCAGGAAATCTTCCGATTCGCAGGAGAGTTAGCAATCGAGCTCCCCGCCCAAAAGAGCGAAACTAGGCTGTTACATTTTGAAGCAAGCGGCTTTGCTAGAGCCGAAGCGGGAAACTTCTGTCTACTCGCAGACATTGGCGAGATTCGCGCATCTTATCAACCCGGGCATGCCCACGCAGACTCCTTGGGATTCGAGCTATCCGTCGGGCAGAAACGCATTCTCGTCGACACAGGAGTAGATAGATACGAGAGCGGACGCGAAAGAACCAGCCAAAGGTCAACCGCGGCACACAACTGTCTTAGCATCAACCATCAAAACTCACAGGAAGTGTGGTCCAGTTTCCGCGTGGCCAGAAGGGCCCGCACCTCCCGAATAATCGCGCAAACTGAAGGGGAAGAGATCATAATCCACGCACAACACGATGGTTACGAGAAACAGAACCTAGCAGGACCTCACTCTCGAGAATGGAGACTAAGCCCCCAAGCCCTCGAAATAACGGACACGGTCACCCTGAATCACCCCAGTAGCGTATCCATCTTCTTCATCATCCATTCGGACTTCATAGCAAAGACAAGAAGGGATGTTATCGAACTGTTCCACAAGGACTCGCTATCCACCAAAGCAGCAAGCATCAATTTTGATCCTAAAATGAGCGCACTCGCTGAACCCTGTTCCATCTGCCATCAATTTGGCATAAGCCAGGAAGGAACCCGCATAGAACTGCAATGCAAGACGGTAGGTTCATTCAAACACACGACCTCCATCGCGATAGAACAATGA
- a CDS encoding glycosyltransferase family 4 protein: MKVLYLAHHFHTQTGNFSSRPYRFAKQLTEDGHKVTVVSGQHDRGAVDIEGSDTGTIRRKQVEGIDVIQVAVPYANNMSVLKRSLIFMRYTLHCLKETIKGDYDLIFATSGPLTVGIAGILSKAIRSNPFVFESRDLLPETPRALGLIKNPVILLGLSTLEWASYQTADVAVGLAPGITKAIKKKTASRIPVALLPNGSELELFKPGSRVDLKVAGIEAGDTVAVFTGAHGLTNGLHAILDAAKELKRRGRDDIKIAFFGDGKIKPELVSRAKAEGLTNCFFNDPIPKTKLAEILGSADIGLMTLKNLPVFHYSTSPNKFFDYLSCGLPIINNYPGWIAGMLSKHRNGCVVEPGDAIAFADALENYADNPELRELHGKRSRELAETSFDMARIAKAFSALMTSTHAPHVAAQTI; this comes from the coding sequence ATGAAGGTTCTTTACCTCGCGCACCACTTTCACACGCAAACCGGCAACTTCAGCTCACGCCCTTACCGATTCGCAAAACAACTCACCGAAGACGGTCATAAGGTCACAGTTGTTAGCGGCCAACATGACAGGGGTGCTGTAGATATTGAAGGTAGCGACACCGGCACTATTCGCCGAAAACAGGTAGAAGGCATCGATGTCATTCAAGTGGCGGTTCCCTATGCGAACAACATGTCAGTCCTAAAGCGTAGCCTCATCTTCATGCGCTACACGCTACACTGCCTGAAAGAAACCATCAAAGGCGACTACGACCTAATCTTCGCCACCTCCGGTCCCTTGACTGTCGGCATTGCTGGGATTCTCTCAAAAGCGATTCGCTCTAACCCTTTCGTATTCGAATCGAGAGACTTATTGCCCGAAACCCCACGGGCATTGGGCCTAATTAAAAACCCCGTGATCCTACTCGGGTTAAGTACGCTAGAATGGGCATCCTACCAAACGGCTGACGTTGCAGTGGGACTAGCCCCGGGAATCACAAAGGCCATCAAGAAAAAAACAGCCTCTCGCATTCCCGTCGCCCTGCTCCCCAACGGTAGCGAGCTGGAACTCTTCAAGCCTGGCAGTAGAGTGGACTTGAAGGTCGCGGGTATTGAGGCTGGCGATACAGTAGCTGTATTCACTGGGGCTCACGGGCTCACCAATGGCCTACATGCCATTCTCGACGCCGCCAAGGAACTCAAGCGGCGAGGAAGAGACGACATAAAGATAGCCTTTTTCGGCGACGGCAAGATCAAGCCCGAACTCGTGTCGAGGGCTAAAGCGGAGGGACTAACCAACTGCTTTTTCAACGACCCGATTCCCAAAACCAAACTCGCCGAGATCCTAGGCTCAGCCGACATCGGGCTGATGACCCTCAAAAACCTCCCCGTTTTCCACTACTCCACCTCTCCTAACAAGTTCTTTGACTACCTTTCCTGCGGGCTCCCTATCATCAACAACTACCCAGGCTGGATTGCAGGCATGCTTTCCAAGCACCGGAACGGCTGCGTTGTAGAACCAGGAGACGCCATCGCCTTCGCCGACGCGCTGGAAAACTACGCGGACAACCCAGAACTACGCGAACTCCACGGGAAACGCTCTCGCGAGCTAGCGGAGACAAGTTTCGACATGGCACGTATCGCCAAAGCCTTCAGTGCCCTGATGACCAGCACACACGCCCCGCACGTCGCTGCACAGACCATCTAG